In Kitasatospora sp. NA04385, a single genomic region encodes these proteins:
- a CDS encoding EI24 domain-containing protein: MRDFGVGLRFLFSGQRWVARHGRWWAFGMIPALIALVGYVAALVVLVVYAGDLAAWATPFADGWSELWRNAVRAVVAGVAIGAGGLLAMLTFTAVTLLIGDPFYESLSAKVEATEGGGPPEPDVPLWRQLWVAARDSLAVVLRAVAFGIVLFLCGFIPVLGQTVVPVLALCVSGYYLTAELTGTPLQNRGLAQKERLRLLRSRMSMTLGFGTGLALLFLVPGATVLAMPGAVAGATLLVREISPYEVEGAEEDGGDGDDGGDGDDDGPQPDSYQQSNPYQQQNPYQQSNPYQQQNPYQQNPYTADPRNG; encoded by the coding sequence ATGCGAGATTTCGGGGTGGGACTGCGGTTCCTGTTCAGCGGGCAGCGGTGGGTGGCGCGGCACGGGCGGTGGTGGGCGTTCGGGATGATCCCGGCGCTGATCGCCCTGGTCGGGTACGTGGCCGCGCTGGTGGTGCTGGTCGTGTACGCGGGTGATCTGGCCGCGTGGGCGACGCCGTTCGCGGACGGGTGGAGCGAGCTGTGGCGGAACGCGGTGCGGGCGGTCGTCGCGGGGGTGGCGATCGGCGCGGGCGGGCTGCTGGCGATGCTGACGTTCACGGCGGTGACGCTGCTGATCGGCGATCCGTTCTACGAGTCGCTGTCGGCGAAGGTCGAGGCCACCGAGGGCGGCGGCCCGCCGGAGCCGGACGTCCCGCTGTGGCGGCAGCTGTGGGTGGCGGCGCGGGACAGCCTCGCGGTGGTGCTGCGGGCGGTGGCGTTCGGGATCGTGCTGTTCCTGTGCGGGTTCATCCCGGTGCTGGGGCAGACCGTCGTCCCGGTGCTGGCGCTGTGCGTGTCCGGGTACTACCTGACGGCCGAGCTGACGGGGACGCCGCTGCAGAACCGCGGCCTGGCGCAGAAGGAGCGGCTGCGGCTGCTGCGTTCCAGGATGTCGATGACGCTGGGGTTCGGGACGGGCCTGGCGCTGCTGTTCCTGGTCCCGGGTGCGACGGTGCTGGCGATGCCGGGCGCGGTGGCCGGTGCGACGCTGCTGGTGCGGGAGATCTCCCCGTACGAGGTGGAGGGCGCCGAGGAGGACGGCGGTGACGGCGATGACGGCGGTGACGGCGACGACGACGGGCCGCAGCCGGATTCGTACCAGCAGTCGAACCCGTACCAGCAGCAGAATCCGTACCAGCAGTCGAACCCCTACCAGCAGCAGAATCCGTACCAGCAGAACCCGTACACGGCCGATCCGCGGAACGGATGA
- a CDS encoding zinc-binding dehydrogenase yields the protein MRAVLFDRYGDPDVLTEAELPAPEPGPGRISVDVTHAGVNFAEVMFRRGQIPVGLPHVPGLEVTGTVRAVGEGVTGLRPGQRVAALTLDGGGYAEVVLARADLTVVLEGPRAIADPALAAAFPCNVPVALGLLESAARLLPGESVLVLAAAGGVGTAAAQLARRAGASLVLGAVSTATKAEYAAGFGYDEVVRYEALAELVADRTGGRGVDVVLDSVGGEQRAAAAGLLAPLGRQLIFGDAAQQDAPVQPDHLWFGSRALVGYNIGDLAHRAPALVRGHLERAAELVAAGDVRVDFTEFALADAAEAHRILTDRSSTGKLVLRVNG from the coding sequence GTGCGTGCCGTCCTCTTCGACCGCTACGGCGACCCCGACGTCCTCACCGAGGCCGAACTGCCCGCGCCCGAGCCCGGACCGGGCCGGATATCCGTCGACGTCACCCACGCCGGGGTGAACTTCGCCGAGGTGATGTTCCGCCGCGGCCAGATCCCGGTCGGCCTGCCGCACGTCCCCGGCCTGGAGGTGACCGGGACGGTGCGGGCCGTCGGCGAGGGCGTCACCGGGCTGCGCCCCGGGCAGCGGGTCGCCGCGCTCACCCTGGACGGCGGCGGCTACGCCGAGGTCGTGCTGGCCCGCGCCGACCTGACGGTCGTCCTGGAGGGCCCGCGGGCGATCGCCGATCCGGCCCTCGCCGCCGCCTTCCCCTGCAACGTGCCGGTCGCCCTGGGCCTGCTGGAGTCCGCCGCCCGGCTGCTCCCCGGCGAGAGCGTCCTGGTGCTGGCCGCGGCCGGCGGGGTCGGCACCGCCGCCGCGCAGCTCGCCCGCCGGGCCGGCGCCTCCCTGGTGCTCGGCGCCGTGAGCACCGCCACCAAGGCCGAGTACGCCGCCGGTTTCGGCTACGACGAGGTCGTCCGCTACGAGGCGCTGGCCGAGCTGGTCGCGGACCGCACCGGCGGCCGCGGCGTCGACGTGGTCCTCGACTCGGTCGGCGGCGAGCAGCGCGCCGCGGCGGCCGGGCTGCTCGCCCCGCTGGGCCGCCAGCTGATCTTCGGCGACGCCGCCCAGCAGGACGCGCCCGTCCAGCCCGACCACCTGTGGTTCGGCTCCCGGGCCCTGGTCGGCTACAACATCGGCGACCTGGCGCACCGCGCCCCCGCGCTGGTGCGCGGACACCTGGAGCGGGCCGCCGAGCTGGTCGCCGCCGGGGACGTCCGGGTGGACTTCACCGAGTTCGCCCTCGCCGACGCCGCCGAGGCCCACCGCATCCTCACCGACCGCTCCTCCACCGGCAAGCTGGTGCTGCGGGTGAACGGCTGA
- a CDS encoding Lrp/AsnC family transcriptional regulator produces MDRIDRRILHELQQDGRISNAELADRVGLTPSPCLRRVRHLEEQGAIRGYRARLDPAAVGRGFQPFVTVVMRHEDRATVGEFERRVAELPEVVEAHRLFGDPDYLLRVAVADLAAYERFVTDVLSGLPGIAQVHSHLTMKQVKADAGIPVEPAARG; encoded by the coding sequence ATGGACCGCATCGACCGCAGAATCCTCCACGAGCTCCAGCAGGACGGCCGGATCAGCAACGCCGAACTGGCCGACCGGGTGGGGCTGACCCCGTCGCCGTGCCTGCGCCGGGTGCGCCACCTGGAGGAGCAGGGGGCGATCCGCGGCTACCGGGCCCGGCTCGACCCGGCCGCCGTCGGGCGCGGCTTCCAGCCGTTCGTCACGGTGGTGATGCGGCACGAGGACCGGGCCACCGTCGGCGAGTTCGAGCGGCGGGTGGCGGAGCTGCCGGAGGTGGTGGAGGCGCACCGGCTGTTCGGCGACCCGGACTACCTGCTGCGGGTCGCGGTGGCCGACCTCGCGGCGTACGAGCGCTTCGTCACGGACGTGCTCTCCGGCCTGCCCGGCATCGCGCAGGTGCACTCGCACCTGACGATGAAGCAGGTGAAGGCGGACGCGGGCATCCCGGTGGAACCGGCGGCGCGCGGCTGA
- a CDS encoding lipase family protein — MNRAARLIATALAAAAIATAAPVATATAATAATAADPFYAYDGTAPLSSIAPGTVLKTRTLSYHLLGLATPVRAVQLLFRTTDAQGRPSAGVTTVVRGLGSDGSRAVSYQSFYDSLNPEHAPSRAVAGDVSLGGAIANAEALFVVPFVLQGYDVVIPDTEGQSADFAAGPEYGTTTLDSIRAASASSATGMNADTRFGMLGYSGGAIATNWAAALAPSYAPDVNRRLVGFAEGGLLVDPAHNLTYVAGGVVWPGVIPMAVTGVARAYGFDLQPYLSDYGKQVFAKMRDASIVNALGQYPGLTWQKLAKPAYANPNSIPEYLTAVNKVNLGSAPTPTVPGYIAQGNGGVLEGTFSNVSGIGTGDGVMVAGDVRALARQYCATGNNGIKYQQYDLLSHLGAAVPWAPTAVLYLNDRFAGKAAPSDCGRIPAGNSLAPERPVAPGR; from the coding sequence ATGAACCGAGCCGCCCGGCTGATCGCCACCGCCCTCGCCGCCGCCGCGATCGCCACCGCCGCCCCCGTCGCCACCGCCACCGCCGCGACGGCCGCCACCGCGGCCGACCCGTTCTACGCGTACGACGGCACCGCCCCGCTGTCGTCGATCGCGCCCGGCACCGTGCTCAAGACCCGCACCCTCTCGTACCACCTGCTCGGCCTGGCCACCCCGGTGCGGGCCGTCCAGCTGCTGTTCCGCACCACCGACGCGCAGGGCCGCCCCAGTGCGGGCGTCACCACCGTGGTGCGCGGACTGGGCAGCGACGGCAGCCGGGCCGTCTCGTACCAGTCCTTCTACGACTCGCTGAACCCCGAGCACGCCCCGTCCCGGGCGGTGGCCGGGGACGTCAGCCTGGGCGGCGCGATCGCCAACGCCGAGGCGCTGTTCGTCGTCCCGTTCGTGCTCCAGGGCTACGACGTGGTGATCCCCGACACCGAGGGCCAGAGCGCGGACTTCGCCGCCGGGCCCGAGTACGGCACCACCACGCTCGACTCGATCCGGGCCGCCTCCGCCTCGTCCGCCACCGGGATGAACGCGGACACCCGGTTCGGCATGCTCGGCTACTCCGGCGGCGCGATCGCCACCAACTGGGCCGCCGCGCTCGCCCCCTCCTACGCCCCCGACGTCAACCGCCGCCTGGTCGGCTTCGCCGAGGGCGGCCTGCTGGTCGACCCCGCGCACAACCTCACGTACGTGGCCGGGGGCGTGGTGTGGCCCGGCGTCATCCCGATGGCGGTCACCGGCGTGGCCCGCGCCTACGGCTTCGACCTCCAGCCCTACCTGAGCGACTACGGCAAGCAGGTGTTCGCGAAGATGCGGGACGCCTCGATCGTCAACGCGCTCGGCCAGTACCCCGGCCTGACCTGGCAGAAGCTCGCCAAGCCCGCCTACGCGAACCCGAACTCGATCCCCGAGTACCTGACGGCCGTCAACAAGGTCAACCTCGGCTCCGCCCCCACCCCCACCGTCCCCGGCTACATCGCCCAGGGCAACGGCGGCGTCCTGGAGGGCACCTTCAGCAACGTCTCCGGCATCGGCACCGGCGACGGCGTGATGGTGGCCGGCGACGTCCGCGCCCTGGCCCGGCAGTACTGCGCCACCGGCAACAACGGCATCAAGTACCAGCAGTACGACCTGCTCAGCCACCTCGGCGCGGCCGTCCCGTGGGCGCCCACCGCGGTGCTCTACCTGAACGACCGCTTCGCCGGGAAGGCCGCCCCGTCCGACTGCGGCCGCATCCCGGCGGGCAACTCGCTCGCCCCCGAGCGCCCGGTCGCGCCCGGCCGCTAG
- a CDS encoding antibiotic biosynthesis monooxygenase translates to MIIRIWEAQVAPHRAEDFCARLASTVLPSLGHWDGFLGGELLRACSDEDHRVQMITRWRDEEALRAYAGPMWRIRPVWSEGELRELEHPPTVVHFHSLRRLDTAAGGPAAQPAARPAAAAG, encoded by the coding sequence ATGATCATCCGAATCTGGGAGGCGCAGGTCGCCCCGCACCGGGCCGAGGACTTCTGCGCCAGGCTCGCCTCCACCGTGCTGCCCAGCCTGGGGCACTGGGACGGCTTCCTCGGCGGCGAACTGCTCCGGGCCTGCTCCGACGAGGACCACCGGGTGCAGATGATCACCCGCTGGCGGGACGAGGAGGCGCTGCGGGCGTACGCGGGGCCGATGTGGCGGATCAGGCCGGTCTGGTCCGAGGGCGAGCTGCGCGAACTGGAGCACCCGCCGACCGTGGTGCACTTCCACTCGCTGCGCCGCCTGGACACCGCCGCGGGCGGGCCCGCCGCCCAGCCCGCCGCCCGGCCCGCGGCGGCGGCCGGCTGA
- a CDS encoding MarR family winged helix-turn-helix transcriptional regulator, whose translation MPTTESELPFDQRLGSLIKQAEQALIAEKNRVLRPFGLTVPQYSALLLLAENPNVSGARLARICGVTAQAMNGVISLLDQRGLISRTSSPDHAKVLLLRLTRTGAALLRKADREAVAVERRLMGSFGDRELAAFRRQLATAVAVLSEHADS comes from the coding sequence ATGCCGACGACGGAGTCGGAACTGCCGTTCGACCAGCGGCTCGGCAGTCTCATCAAGCAGGCCGAACAGGCGCTGATCGCCGAGAAGAACCGGGTGCTGCGCCCCTTCGGCCTGACGGTCCCCCAGTACTCGGCCCTCCTGCTCCTCGCGGAGAACCCGAACGTCTCGGGCGCCCGGCTGGCCCGCATCTGCGGGGTGACCGCGCAGGCCATGAACGGGGTCATCTCCCTGCTCGACCAGCGCGGGCTGATCAGCCGGACGAGCTCGCCCGACCACGCCAAGGTCCTGCTGCTCCGCCTCACCCGGACCGGTGCGGCGCTCCTGCGCAAGGCGGACCGCGAAGCGGTGGCCGTGGAGCGCCGCCTGATGGGCTCCTTCGGCGACCGGGAGCTGGCCGCCTTCCGCCGGCAGCTCGCCACCGCCGTCGCGGTCCTGTCCGAGCACGCCGACTCCTGA
- a CDS encoding carboxymuconolactone decarboxylase family protein has product MGARLDYFADPAAGKVLKYAMAAGRELKALPLPAATRELVALRVSQINGCAVCIDMHTKEAAAAGESQLRLHLVAAWREATVFTEAERAALELAERGTRLADGAAGVDDATWAAAARHYDQAQLTALVMLVSFMNMANRLNAIARQPAGDYEVGEFH; this is encoded by the coding sequence ATGGGCGCACGACTGGACTACTTCGCCGATCCGGCCGCGGGCAAGGTCCTCAAGTACGCGATGGCGGCCGGGCGGGAGCTGAAGGCGCTGCCGCTGCCCGCGGCCACCCGGGAACTGGTCGCGCTGCGGGTCAGCCAGATCAACGGCTGCGCGGTCTGCATCGACATGCACACCAAGGAGGCCGCCGCGGCCGGGGAGAGCCAGCTGCGGCTGCACCTGGTCGCGGCCTGGCGGGAGGCGACGGTCTTCACCGAGGCCGAACGCGCCGCGCTCGAACTGGCCGAGCGCGGCACCCGGTTGGCGGACGGGGCGGCCGGGGTCGACGACGCGACCTGGGCCGCCGCCGCCCGGCACTACGACCAGGCGCAGCTCACGGCCCTGGTGATGCTGGTGTCGTTCATGAACATGGCGAACCGGCTGAACGCGATCGCCCGGCAGCCGGCCGGGGACTACGAGGTGGGAGAGTTCCACTGA
- a CDS encoding CdaR family transcriptional regulator, giving the protein MTAPKTGTDAHTTAAPLPAAPLPAAAPGPLVPAPTPLVPAPGPVGAELADDGPRFGGRPVHLRLLALAPALATEVMVRLLDRLPAYHALPPEQLRGEITRQVERGIRAFVEVIRTGVLPGEAELARIRESSARRADEGVPLESVVGAYHLGAQLCAARVLAEAAPADLPDVATAQDRLLGYLRVVSCAVAAGYVQERQTALGDEQVSRQALLSRLLEGGDPRAAADRAGIRLPARYLVLSLAIGPHPDEARPGVNRSVVARRKLRRLRTELERHTDGVPLAALSADGGPVLLPDDSPGPVADRTALAGLLERLARACGAELTAGAATAAPEEVADAARLATEIRRVAEATGRGPGPHLLDDVLVEYQLSRPGPARDALAALLAPLTGRPELLDTLRTFLGCGLDRRRAAARLQVHPNTVDYRLRRTADLTGLDAVRGPDLLTLRAALAAHDTAS; this is encoded by the coding sequence GTGACCGCACCCAAGACCGGGACCGACGCCCACACCACCGCCGCACCGCTCCCGGCCGCACCACTTCCGGCCGCCGCACCGGGGCCGCTCGTCCCCGCGCCGACGCCGCTCGTCCCCGCGCCGGGGCCGGTCGGCGCCGAACTCGCCGACGACGGGCCGAGGTTCGGCGGCCGGCCGGTCCACCTGCGGCTGCTCGCACTGGCCCCCGCACTGGCCACCGAGGTGATGGTCCGGCTGCTGGACCGGCTGCCGGCCTACCACGCGCTGCCGCCCGAGCAGTTGCGCGGCGAGATCACCCGCCAGGTCGAGCGCGGCATCCGGGCCTTCGTCGAGGTGATCCGCACCGGCGTGCTGCCCGGCGAGGCCGAACTCGCCCGGATCCGCGAGTCCTCGGCCCGCCGCGCCGACGAGGGCGTGCCGCTGGAGTCGGTGGTCGGCGCCTACCACCTGGGCGCCCAGCTGTGCGCGGCCCGGGTGCTGGCCGAGGCCGCCCCCGCCGACCTGCCCGACGTCGCCACCGCGCAGGACCGGCTGCTCGGCTACCTGCGGGTGGTCAGCTGCGCGGTCGCCGCCGGGTACGTGCAGGAGCGGCAGACCGCGCTCGGCGACGAACAAGTCTCCCGGCAGGCCCTGCTCTCCCGGCTGCTGGAGGGCGGCGACCCGCGCGCCGCCGCCGACCGGGCCGGCATCCGGCTGCCCGCCCGCTACCTGGTGCTCTCGCTGGCGATCGGCCCGCACCCCGACGAGGCCCGCCCGGGCGTCAACCGCTCGGTCGTCGCCCGCCGCAAACTCCGGCGCCTGCGCACCGAGTTGGAACGCCACACGGACGGGGTGCCGCTGGCCGCGCTGTCCGCCGACGGCGGTCCGGTGCTGCTGCCCGACGACTCCCCGGGCCCGGTCGCCGACCGCACCGCGCTGGCCGGCCTGCTCGAACGGCTCGCCCGGGCCTGCGGCGCCGAACTGACCGCCGGGGCCGCCACCGCCGCCCCCGAGGAGGTCGCCGACGCGGCCCGGCTGGCCACCGAGATCCGCCGGGTCGCGGAGGCCACCGGACGCGGTCCCGGCCCGCACCTGCTCGACGACGTCCTGGTCGAGTACCAGCTCAGCCGCCCCGGCCCGGCCCGCGACGCCCTCGCCGCCCTGCTCGCCCCGCTCACCGGACGGCCCGAACTCCTCGACACCCTGCGGACGTTCCTCGGCTGCGGCCTCGATCGCCGCCGGGCCGCCGCGCGGCTGCAGGTGCACCCCAACACCGTCGACTACCGCCTGCGCCGCACCGCCGACCTCACCGGCCTGGACGCCGTCCGCGGGCCCGACCTGCTCACGCTGCGCGCGGCCCTGGCCGCGCACGACACGGCGTCCTGA
- a CDS encoding nucleoside deaminase, giving the protein MSGRVTVERARTWLDVAVAEAEAGLAEGGVPIGAALFRLDGELLGRGHNRRVQDGDPSMHAETSAFRAAGRLRGYRDTVMVTTLSPCWYCSGLVRQFGIGHVVIGESTTFTGGHDWLAAHGVGITLLDDPRCIRLMTDFTAAHPDLWYEDIGE; this is encoded by the coding sequence ATGAGCGGTCGGGTGACGGTGGAACGGGCGCGGACGTGGCTGGACGTCGCGGTGGCGGAGGCGGAGGCCGGGCTCGCGGAGGGCGGCGTCCCGATCGGGGCGGCCCTGTTCCGGTTGGACGGCGAACTGCTGGGACGCGGGCACAACCGGCGCGTCCAGGACGGCGATCCGTCCATGCACGCGGAGACCTCGGCGTTCCGCGCCGCGGGCCGGCTGCGCGGCTACCGCGACACGGTGATGGTCACCACCCTCTCGCCGTGCTGGTACTGCTCGGGGCTGGTCCGCCAGTTCGGCATCGGCCACGTGGTGATCGGCGAGTCCACCACCTTCACCGGCGGCCACGACTGGCTGGCCGCCCACGGCGTCGGCATCACCCTGCTCGACGACCCGCGCTGCATACGCCTGATGACCGACTTCACCGCCGCCCACCCCGACCTCTGGTACGAGGACATCGGCGAGTGA
- a CDS encoding MBL fold metallo-hydrolase, with the protein MLLFSFPAGGFGTNCYLLAAEPGGPCLVVDPGQAATDPLLRLFAEHRLEPAALLLTHGHMDHSWCARELGERTGAPTVLHAADRFMLADPAAPLPPAFPGRLLTGYPQDEPERLTLLEGSADLELAGLRVRAHHSPGHTEGSTMFRVDPVRDGDPALLFTGDTLLADRPGDSGLPGGSRTRLESSLRRVCGPLDDSTVLLPGHGPAAALGTARRALPLLRGATA; encoded by the coding sequence ATGCTCCTGTTCTCCTTCCCGGCCGGCGGCTTCGGCACCAACTGCTACCTGCTGGCCGCCGAGCCGGGCGGGCCCTGCCTGGTGGTCGACCCCGGCCAGGCCGCCACCGACCCGCTGCTGCGGCTGTTCGCCGAACACCGGCTGGAGCCGGCGGCGCTGCTGCTCACCCACGGGCACATGGACCACAGCTGGTGCGCCCGGGAGCTGGGCGAGCGGACCGGCGCGCCGACCGTGCTGCACGCCGCCGACCGCTTCATGCTCGCCGACCCCGCCGCGCCGCTGCCCCCGGCCTTCCCCGGCCGCCTGCTCACGGGCTACCCGCAGGACGAACCGGAGCGGCTGACCCTCCTGGAGGGCTCCGCCGACCTGGAGCTGGCCGGACTGCGGGTCCGGGCGCACCACAGCCCGGGGCACACCGAGGGCTCCACGATGTTCCGGGTCGACCCGGTCCGGGACGGCGACCCCGCCCTCCTGTTCACCGGCGACACCCTGCTGGCCGACCGCCCCGGCGACTCCGGCCTCCCCGGCGGCAGCCGCACCCGGCTGGAGTCCTCGCTGCGCCGCGTCTGCGGCCCGCTGGACGACAGCACGGTGCTGCTGCCCGGCCACGGCCCGGCCGCCGCGCTCGGCACCGCCCGCCGCGCCCTCCCGCTGCTGCGGGGCGCGACGGCCTGA
- a CDS encoding aldo/keto reductase: protein MRTTTLGTTGPAVGRIGLGCMGMSWAYDEPGRDDAASIAVVRRALDLGVNLIDTADAYGPFTNEYLVGRALAGRRADAVLATKVGLVVDGSRTMHRNGRPEHIRASIDASLLRLGTDHVDLYQLHRVDPAVPLEESWGAMAEAVQAGKARAIGLSEVSVAEIERAAAIHPVASVQSEFSLWSRDVLANGVLAHTAAHGITLLPFSPLGRGFLTGAIRSSADLPAGDWRHGSPRFQPTEIDANRALVERIEGVAARLGATPAQVALAWLLAQGEHVVPIPGTKTARYLEQNAAAAEPALDAAVLAELDTLPAPAAPRY, encoded by the coding sequence ATGCGCACCACCACCCTCGGCACCACCGGACCAGCCGTCGGCCGGATCGGCCTCGGCTGCATGGGCATGTCCTGGGCCTACGACGAGCCCGGCCGGGACGACGCCGCCTCGATCGCCGTCGTCCGCCGCGCCCTGGACCTCGGCGTCAACCTGATCGACACCGCCGACGCCTACGGCCCGTTCACCAACGAGTACCTGGTCGGCCGCGCGCTGGCCGGCCGCCGCGCGGACGCCGTGCTCGCCACCAAGGTCGGCCTGGTCGTCGACGGCAGCCGCACCATGCACCGCAACGGCCGCCCCGAGCACATCCGGGCCTCCATCGACGCCTCGCTGCTGCGCCTGGGCACCGACCACGTCGACCTCTACCAGCTGCACCGGGTCGACCCGGCCGTCCCGCTGGAGGAGTCCTGGGGCGCGATGGCCGAGGCCGTGCAGGCGGGCAAGGCCCGCGCCATCGGCCTCTCCGAGGTGAGCGTCGCGGAGATCGAACGGGCCGCCGCCATCCACCCGGTGGCCTCCGTGCAGTCCGAGTTCTCGCTCTGGTCCCGGGACGTCCTGGCGAACGGGGTGCTGGCCCACACCGCCGCGCACGGCATCACCCTGCTGCCCTTCTCCCCGCTCGGCCGCGGCTTCCTGACCGGCGCGATCCGCAGCTCCGCCGACCTCCCGGCCGGCGACTGGCGGCACGGCAGCCCGCGCTTCCAGCCCACCGAGATCGACGCCAACCGGGCGCTGGTGGAGCGGATCGAGGGCGTCGCCGCCCGCCTGGGGGCCACCCCCGCGCAGGTCGCGCTGGCCTGGCTGCTCGCCCAGGGCGAGCACGTCGTGCCGATCCCCGGCACCAAGACCGCGCGCTACCTGGAGCAGAACGCCGCCGCGGCCGAACCCGCCCTGGACGCCGCCGTCCTGGCCGAGCTGGACACCCTGCCCGCCCCGGCCGCGCCCCGCTACTGA
- a CDS encoding cytochrome P450, which yields MAVPVDAAPRGIDLGDPAFWLLPEEARGAAFARLRERRGPVGFTDRATGRRCWALVRHADVAAASRSPEVYLSGPGVAAPEPARWVRAVFGDSMLELDDPRHAELRRVVGRAFTPGLLAAVERDVERTAAELVDRLERERPTDFVPAVAAELPYRVVCSMLGLPDEQRRRILARTGPDGFGMPGQGLRALVSTRLAVAALGRERRRRPTGDLVSALVTADADGRRLGLRELGAFCSLLLATGAEATRDALAHGLHLLTVHPEQRALLLGDPDAHLDGAVEEIVRYATPVDRFHRTVAVDHRLSGIRLAAGDRVVLCYGSANRDEAVFRDPDAFDITRSPNPHLGFGGGGPHFCPGARLARRQVRALLRELFARLPEARSTAAPVTVPSPVGHRVRSLPFAF from the coding sequence ATGGCCGTACCCGTGGACGCCGCCCCGCGCGGCATCGATCTCGGTGACCCCGCGTTCTGGCTGCTCCCGGAGGAGGCGCGGGGCGCGGCCTTCGCCCGCCTGCGCGAGCGTCGCGGCCCGGTCGGGTTCACCGACCGGGCGACGGGGCGGCGGTGCTGGGCGCTGGTCCGGCACGCGGACGTGGCGGCGGCCAGCCGGTCGCCGGAGGTGTACCTCTCGGGGCCGGGGGTGGCCGCGCCGGAGCCGGCCCGGTGGGTGCGGGCGGTGTTCGGCGACTCGATGCTGGAGCTGGACGACCCCCGGCACGCGGAGCTACGCCGGGTGGTCGGCCGGGCGTTCACGCCCGGGCTGCTCGCCGCGGTGGAGCGGGACGTCGAGCGGACCGCCGCCGAGCTGGTCGACCGGCTGGAGCGGGAGCGGCCCACCGACTTCGTCCCCGCCGTCGCCGCCGAACTCCCGTACCGGGTGGTCTGCTCGATGCTGGGCCTCCCGGACGAGCAGCGCCGCCGGATCCTGGCCCGGACCGGCCCCGACGGGTTCGGGATGCCGGGGCAGGGCCTGCGGGCGCTTGTCTCGACCCGGCTGGCGGTGGCCGCGCTGGGCCGCGAGCGCCGCCGCCGGCCGACCGGCGACCTGGTCTCCGCGCTGGTCACCGCCGACGCGGACGGCCGCCGGCTGGGCCTGCGCGAACTCGGCGCGTTCTGCTCGCTGCTGCTGGCCACCGGCGCGGAGGCCACCCGCGACGCGCTCGCCCACGGGCTGCACCTGCTGACCGTCCACCCCGAGCAGCGGGCCCTGCTGCTCGGCGACCCGGACGCGCACCTGGACGGCGCCGTGGAGGAGATCGTCCGGTACGCCACGCCGGTCGACCGGTTCCACCGCACCGTCGCCGTCGACCACCGGCTGTCCGGCATCCGGCTCGCCGCCGGGGACCGGGTGGTGCTGTGCTACGGCTCCGCCAACCGCGACGAGGCGGTCTTCCGCGACCCCGACGCCTTCGACATCACCCGCTCGCCCAACCCGCACCTCGGTTTCGGCGGCGGCGGCCCGCACTTCTGCCCGGGCGCCCGGCTGGCCCGCCGCCAGGTGCGCGCGCTGCTGCGCGAGCTGTTCGCCCGCCTCCCGGAGGCCCGCTCCACGGCCGCCCCCGTGACCGTCCCGTCCCCCGTCGGCCACCGCGTCCGCTCGCTGCCCTTCGCGTTCTGA